The following is a genomic window from Triplophysa rosa linkage group LG11, Trosa_1v2, whole genome shotgun sequence.
GGCATACGCCACATATGTTACTTCGATGATGCTTGCTGCGATTATGAGCTTAATCTCATTATTTATGTCGAATGATTGCGGTTATATGAGGTAAAGTGTAATCGCAGTGTTGCCAAAATCCTATTATAATCACATTatgagggtgcatgtaaacgtagtcaatgttgcattgtttcaacagctttacataaaatcaaagtggaaatttgtaaatgtgtaaaaCACATGGTTGCCTGTCCATCCCTTGTGTTTCAAGTGCATGTAGGTTTGTAATATCATTAGGataagtaaattatgaaagaattgttttgtaaatgattGCTTTAGATGTATTTTGCCTGTGGAGCAGTCTAGAAGCTTGAGCTGGTATTCTTCATGCTGTTGGATGCAGGTGTTGATCATTTCCACATTTTTCATTGGGCAGGCTGTATTGCTGTGGGATTTGTAtctgtttattatgttttaaaattgtatttatccTAAAGTCCTTCGAATGTATTTATCCTAAAGTCCTTCAAATGTATACGTCTCTTTCTAGTCTGGAACATgatttttttgagaaatgtttattttgttttgtgtccatctaTTGGCAGTCAGTGGGGGTAAATGTTGCGTGTGAACTTCTCAAACTGTTTTGTTCATACTGGCATTTGTGTGGCAGAACCAGAGCTTTAGACTTTTTatatctttaaaatgttttacttcacaaACTTCAAAGCGTGTTGGGGCTGGTTGAAAGTGACTTAAGGGCATTCAGCCAAATCAAATTTGTGAATTTTGTGGTTGTATTGAAAACCAGAAAACCGTTGCTTGTATTTTTGATCCTTTGAAATTAATGACTCCAGTCAGATTACAAGTTTAGGTGTGACATTGACACAACGAGCATCTGTGCACCTACAagcttatttattgtttttcctTTGTGACAGGTGGAAAGAGCAGTGGAATATTTGGGCAGCCAGAGGCTCCTCAAGCTCAGAAAAAGCCTGTTCCCCCTGGTGGAGCAACAAGTAACATAATTTGGGGTACAGAGCCAAACCCACTTTCTGTTAAAAGTCACCCCAACAAACCAAAAGTAAGATCTCAAAAGTgacagttttgtttgtttctcacaAAACCTAGAAATTCCATGAAGAACAACGACCAGCTTTTAACTCTTAACACCTTTTTTTGTAGGACAACTTAAGTGTGGTTGTTGAAGCTACACCAGATCCACCAGGTAAATAAATCATGTGATTTAAAAACCCCTGCCTGTCACACTCTTTATTCCTCTTTAATCGCTGACTAGCAGTTTTCTTTCCCCTTTCTTTTCCTAATTCAGCGCCAGTGCCTAAGCAGGAACCTGTTGTTGAAGAGGTGAAGGCTGAGGTGGCTTCTCCTCAACCCACACCGGCAAAAGAAGAACCTGCTCCAGCTCCAGAAccagcagccaatcagaattctGAACCAGCCACAGAGAAACTAACAGAAAAGAACCATGAGCCACGCCTAGGACCACGCCCTCGCTCTCACAACAAAGTGCTTAACCCACCTGGTGGAAAGTCAAGTGTGGTCTTCTATTAGCCCAAAGTTCTGCTTCTTTGTCTCTTACATCCATGTTTTTTCCTCTCTTGTGTATGCTTTCAGCTTGTACTAAAACTTCTCCTTTACCATCTCCCATCATTCACTGCAACCTTGTTTTCTTGTGCTTTTCTATTTCATTTCTTGGTTTTGCACTTTCTGATTCATTCCTCATTTGCTCTTCATCCCTTCATTTATTTAGAGTCACTGTTTCTGTCACTAATTCAAATGAATGGTTATTCTTTCGAGTTGACGGTTCTTTATATTTGTTGTctaaaatgtataatgtatatcTTCATAATGAAACTCGGCAGAGTCTATCCAATGCTCAACTGGAACCACAGTCGGTCGGCAAAGCAAACTCTTCAGAATCAGCATGTTCAGATTTACTTTTGAAACTTGAATGTTTTCCTACGGCTTGACTTGTGCAGTAAGATGGCCAACAGTAAAAGTAATCGCTTGAGTGCCTAACCAAAAAAAGCACAATTGTTTGAACTGATAATTACCTATGCCAAAGGATAAATGCGTACAATCAAATGTTATTTACATATCGCATCAGAATGTCCACACTGTCTTCACTCGTCATATAACACAAGGCAATATGCCTTGACAATATGTAAATTGACAAATTTGCAGAAACCTCTGATATGCTGGTTGCTAAAGGAGAGTACTTGAGAAGAGTCACTGTGGTTTTGTCATACTGCTATTAAATTTATCCTTTCTGTCTTGTCATCAGCAGTATGTATATGTTTTGGGTAAAAGTTGTAGTTGGATGTGACGCACCTGTAGAAGTGTGGGAGATTTGCCCCACCTAAAAGTGCCACCCACCCCAGTTCAGAAAACTTAAGTGGTTCCTTAGTTGTGTGACTGGCTgagatgatgtcacagaagtCAGTGTCTTGCAATTGATTTGTATGCTGTTTTGTAttggtgatttttttttcatgacaaaagAATGTTTTACCATGTTGCTCAAAATAAACTAACACAAATCTTGATTTAATAGATGGCTTTATTGATTCTGAACCCTATTGCATAGTATTAAACTGTATCACTGATGCCTTGGAGCTGTGACAAAATTCAAGTCTTTAGTATGTACTGTAAAGGTGAGAGGTGTTGACCATTTAAAGTTCATGCTTTCcatttaacaaaaatatgttaAGTACAAAATAAGGTCAAATttgtaaaaaagattttttataGAATAGGGTCTCAATTTTGAATCATGATGGAACAAGGGCGGGACCCATTCACTTGCGTTGTTTTTGTGGCTAcgcaataaaagtgaatggaaacgttgttctgttaccaacatttttcaaaatatcctcttttgttttctgcggaagaaagtcatacaggtttgaaataacaagaagctagtaaatgatgaaagactttttatgtttgtgtgaaccatccctttaaaagaaTAGATCACCTAAATATGATCCCAGTCTTCCTGGGAGGTGATTTTTATCATGAATACCACACCACgagttttcatgataaaataCACTGacaataattaatttaaaaaaaggaataatTGATAGTTCTTTGAATTATTCACCgattaatttgtttttgtttactttgtctACCAGTTGTTTAACCTACTTTTGGTGAGAATTGGATATTAAACGCTATGCCAATAACAACGTATATGGGGCCAAAAGCTCACAATCCTCATCGTTAATGGTGCTTGTGTCAAACCATGTTGCGTGTGAACCCTGCGATGAGACATCAGAATCCAGGCCTGCTCCATGCAGTCGCTGTGACGTCAGCCTGAGAGAGTCACCGCCGCTCGCTCGAGCAGCAacggaaacagcatcatgagcCCATGCCGCCCCGTCAACCACCGGATTGATTTCTAATGCCAAAAATGATGAGTTTACCATAACGCTTAAAAAATATTGGCAGCAATAGCCTTTAAGTACACTGTACGGTAGctatttatttgcatatttatttatttatttccctcTTTTCGCTATTGATTTTTCAGTAATGGCTGGAGTCATGGGCTGCGGCTGTTGAGAGGCAGGTGCATCGTCACACTCGTTGGGCGTCGAAGTGATGGATTCCGCTCCAGCTCAGCGATGAGACGGACGGAACCGAGGTTAACTTTACCCGTGAACCGACCCTGCGGTGAATAATCGAGTCCGTTCGTGCTGCCGACACTGAGGCGCAGGAACACGGGCGGAGAAGAGGGCTCGTCCCCTCGCAAGAGCTCTTTCTGAACAAATACTGAATACGTTTTAAACGGCCCGAAATTCGTCGGATGTCTCCATGGAGTGAAAAAGTCATCATGTACACCTGATGACGTTTCCATTAATTCATGGAATCCTTTGCTTTTGGGTGAACAAAACGCTGCTATTTCGAGTCGTGGGATAACCTGTTAGGCTATTTATTCTGTATCTATTAACGAGCTACGATCAAACGTCGCCAAGATGATGGAGCTGGACGAGGTGGTGTATCAGGACGATTATGGGGCCGTATCTGTCATGTCAGAGCGGGTATCGGGCCTGGCCAGCAGCATCTACCGGGAGTTCGAGCGCCTCATCAAGAGCTACGATGAGGAGGTGGTGAAGGAGCTGATGCCACTGGTGGTGAATGTGTTGGAGAACCTAGACTCGGTTCTGACGGAGAACCAGGAGCATGAGGTGGAACTGGAGCTGCTGAAGGAGGATAACGAGCAGCTCATCACGCAGTATGAACGGGAGAAAGCGCTCCGCAAACAGGCGGAGGAGGTGAGAGCGCCGCCGtctatttgtttgtgtattttgttcatacaataaTAACATTGTGATTCCATCAGGTTATCATCTTCTTTTCATTTTCCAGAGGGGAGCGCTTAATTACATTTGACTGGGTTATGCAAACAATTACATTGGCTCTCCAAACCTCTTATAACAACAGAATGAAATGTTACCTTTTAAGATTCACCCACATCAGGTCGTTTTGCAAACTGAGATTGAATTATTATCCCATATCATCTGTTTTTCAGCTGGTCAATAAAGTGTCTTCAAATGTGCATTGTGATGCATGTGCCAGTAACGCAAACAAACCAAATAAGTTACCGGTAACATTCTACTTTGAGAaactctaaaataaaaaattgtattcatCTGTGTGTCTGGTTGTAGTGAGTAAATCTCTCTACAAGATTGTCTGGTACACGCTTGCAAATACATAATACAAAGATGAAGCACTTCGTCCATTTCTGGCATCAAAATATGCACTGCTACCGTGGACAGATGCCTTTTAAAACTCTGTACAAAGAATTTTGGCTGCACACTGACATTGCTAAAATTTCTTTCAACATAAGTCATAAACTAAACACCAAAGATGTTGCGCCGCCGTTGGTTGTTATGCTTGAGTAGACATGCAAACAACATGTAAGTGTTCAGTTTTAAAAGTCACTAATTGGACAGATGAGTGTGAATGTGAACTGGAGAGAGGGTGAAAAAGCCGCAGAGAAGAGTGCAGTGACTTCGTTTTTGCAACAGGAGATATACAGTACAAAGAAGAAAAGGAGAAATAAAGGCTTTTATTTAGTAACATGCATGAGTACAGGTAATTCGCCTCTTCCATTTCCTCTTTGAATTTCAGCATGAAATCCAGCCAAAATGTGAATGCTGGGGTTAGCTGCAGTGATCCTCACATGTATCTGCTTGTTTGGCACAGTGTGTGTAATGCTGAAATAAAGTAATAGAAAGCCATGACCCACAAAAGTCTGTGGTTAGTTTCAAttgattttcttcattttacacCCAGGTTTGTATCTGCTTAGAATTGGGTTCAACCCAACTAATtttttatagacggttttagtggcaacaacataaacaaatgtggctcaaacttaacttccggtgtAGACCTCTTCTAAGAATCAATATTGAgtagtttaatttaatacaatgaatatacaataaaatactaaTATTATTAATTGTTGCATTATAAccaaccaaacacaaaccggaagttaacctTAGGACAGGcatgtgcgtctgatgaaacaaTCTATACGGcaaagaaacaatgttttgtcagtgagctttttgttgttatttgtttCAAGGCTTGTTGATGTGCTGATCATGTAGTGTCCTTTGCAAAACCAATAGTGGCTGGAAGAGAATTTTGcatgaatgttttgaaattgcAACATTGTTTGAACAGTTAAAGATGTGTTTTGGGTTCAAAGGACAGTAGGTGAAGGAGGATGAGTAGAGAGGGTGAATATGGGCTATCAATTCCTTTATAGAAGGAGGCTAGCTGACTCTGTAACCCGATTCTGATGTTATGAGACAGACTTGGAGCacagagtgagtgagtgagtgagagagagatagtaagggatgaagagagagagagagagagagagagagagagagagagagagagagagagagagagagagaacagcatAAACAGCATTCTCAAATTTCTTGTCCTGTGGGATTATGGCAGACTATAATGCACACCGTCAGGACAACCATCTCTCACAGTCTTTCTCTTTTACAGACCGCATTATGTACCAACTGACATTTTGTATATGAAAACAACAATTTTCAATCCTCATCAagcgtagcgttagttctggcaggtcacgtgagttctgcttgcatcagctgatcacatcaggtgcagctaatcaacgttcACCAATAGTCATACGACACAtactagactgcgtcctatttaagttgcatttctttgctccttatcagctgcttaatcgtgttgCACTTAAAAaacacctccatccccatctcctcattatctgcctgtatcttcggatcttttaatttaatcctgttacacatcaggaactgttctggttccccaggtgggggggacatgtattgctgcgctcctgctatgtccatgcaaggctgcatggacggacagagagtttgcccagaacagtttcattccgccaaactaCATTTGTGCTATCGTTAAATAATTGACGACAGAAATAAGAAAATGTATGTCTGATGACTCAAATTTAGCATGATTAACGATGAAAACAAGTGCAAACAGAAAGACTTTCAGACTGCTGTGCTGATCCAGTAGTGTAAACTTCATAAAATATCTTAGATCTTTTGTGATGTGCATGATATGTATTAACGTGCTCTATATTCACATCTGTCTAATGGAAAGTGGCAGGACAGGTGCACCTGGCTCTTGCCAAACTTGTCACATATGATTAAATGGCTGAATATGAATTCTGTTGATCATCCTGTCCAGAATGGGTTGACAAGTCAAGAACTTAAATGATCATCTTGGGATTCTTTGCGTTGTCATTACGTTATGAAAGCCATTACACCAGGTTGCAATGGCTCTAATCACAAATCTAGATGATTTGCTACAGTGGGATCTACAGAGTGCTCTGTGTGACTATAAATCAATGACATGATTAGTCTATGGAGATGTTTGAAATGAGGGAATCTGACGTGCATGTGTGTTAGAGTGTGTTTGGTTCTTCCTCTCTTTGCTGTACTGGGATTACTGAATTCCAGGAGGTTGTCTGTGACTGGACTGCACTGCAGAAAGAGCCTATTGTGTTCCACTTAAATCCTTGCAGCTCAAAGTCACCACACATGGCACATGGTCCTGGTAAACCCTACAGTGTGGGGACCGAATGTAATGTttgaccttgtggggacatttttgttGTCCATGAGGAAATGatgtatatttgaaaatataaaaatgcagaaaggtttgtgtgagggcTAGGTTACCTTtcacattttatatattaaaaaacagaTAAGTATTTTTCTTCACTTTTTGCATTCTGTCTGTAAAAGAAAGGATCTGACCTTGtatgattgtgtttgtgttaacaGAAGTTCATTGAATTTGAAGATGCCTTGGAGGGTGAAAAAAAAGAGTTGCAGTCTATGGTGGAGACCTTGGAGCTACAATCAAAACAACTTGAGCTGAAGACCAAGAACTATGCTGACCAGAGTAAGTCCATGCAGTCAAATACACACGTGTACTTAATTGTACTTGACCTATGAAGATGTTCCTCTCTTGTAGTCTCTCGTCTGGAAGAACGAGAATCAGATATGAAGAAAGAGTATAATGCCCTTCACCAGCGCCATACGGAGGTCAGTCAAACCCcaacaaacattaaaaactcAAAGCCATTCAAACCCTTCACATTGCAGACATTTACACAGTTTACACACTGAtatctgtttgactttcttcagaTGAT
Proteins encoded in this region:
- the jpt2 gene encoding jupiter microtubule associated homolog 2 translates to MTSTNMFQGIENNAKPSSRVLRPPGGGSSNLFGGYEEDTSTSRRPNKMSSSIFGPPEETRGIPKRSNPPGGKSSGIFGQPEAPQAQKKPVPPGGATSNIIWGTEPNPLSVKSHPNKPKDNLSVVVEATPDPPAPVPKQEPVVEEVKAEVASPQPTPAKEEPAPAPEPAANQNSEPATEKLTEKNHEPRLGPRPRSHNKVLNPPGGKSSVVFY